One genomic region from Pyxicephalus adspersus chromosome 1, UCB_Pads_2.0, whole genome shotgun sequence encodes:
- the LOC140322606 gene encoding putative claudin-24, translated as MEVVVCFTELVGLFLSLSGYVCCLVALIIPQWLTYSPGLLVSEYYQLGLWKTCVVQDVGLSVCQEYQTPLHITPQIRMGRVLVSLSVFLGALGFTASVPTLTCVKCLDETESHMKKMLALLGGILFAVSGILTFSSVSYFAYDTLVKFWDHNIPKDIPRWEFGDAMYAGWVGRFSILLGGIVLILSQFRTSQDSELK; from the coding sequence atggaGGTAGTGGTGTGCTTCACTGAACTAGTGGGTCTGTTCCTGTCACTATCTGGCTATGTTTGCTGCCTGGTGGCCTTAATTATACCTCAATGGTTGACATATTCTCCAGGCCTTCTTGTCAGTGAATATTACCAGCTTGGCTTGTGGAAAACTTGTGTTGTTCAAGATGTGGGCCTAAGTGTATGTCAAGAATACCAGACTCCACTGCACATTACTCCTCAAATCCGAATGGGTCGTGTCCTGGTGAGCCTCTCAGTGTTCCTCGGAGCCTTAGGATTTACAGCTTCGGTGCCTACCCTGACCTGTGTGAAATGCCTTGACGAAACAGAAAGCCATATGAAAAAGATGCTAGCACTTCTAGGAGGAATTCTTTTTGCGGTGTCAGGTATCCTGACCTTCAGCTCTGTGTCCTACTTTGCCTATGACACGCTGGTAAAATTTTGGGATCATAATATTCCTAAAGACATTCCACGGTGGGAATTTGGAGACGCAATGTATGCTGGCTGGGTAGGCCGTTTCTCGATATTGTTGGGAGGTATTGTACTGATTTTATCACAGTTCCGTACTTCTCAAGATTCTGAACTAAAATGA